A single Pan paniscus chromosome 21, NHGRI_mPanPan1-v2.0_pri, whole genome shotgun sequence DNA region contains:
- the CDC25B gene encoding M-phase inducer phosphatase 2 isoform X11 — translation MDSPSPMDPHMAEQTFEQAIQAASRIIRNEQFAIRRFQSMPVRLLGHSPVLRNITNSQAPDGRRKSEAGSGAASSSGEDKENDGFVFKMPWKPTHPSSTHALAEWASRREAFAQRPSSAPDLMCLSPDRKMEVEELSPLALGRFSLTPAEGDTEEDDGFVDILESDLKDDDAVPPGMESLISAPLVKTLEKEEEKDLVMYSKCQRLFRSPSMPCSVIRPILKRLERPQDRDTPVQNKRRRSVTPPEEQQEAEEPKARVLRSKSLCHDEIENLLDSDHRELIGDYSKAFLLQTVDGKHQDLKYISPETMVALLTGKFSNIVDKFVIVDCRYPYEYEGGHIKTAVNLPLERDAESFLLKSPITACSLDKRVILIFHCEFSSERGPRMCRFIRERDRAVNDYPSLYYPEMYILKGGYKEFFPQHPNFCEPQDYRPMNHEAFKDELKTFRLKTRSWAGERSRRELCSRLQDQ, via the exons ATGGATTCCCCCAGCCCTATGGACCCCCACATGGCGGAGCAGAC GTTTGAACAGGCCATCCAGGCAGCCAGCCGGATCATTCGAAA CGAGCAGTTTGCCATCAGACGCTTCCAGTCTATGCCG GTGAGGCTGCTGGGCCACAGCCCCGTGCTTCGGAACATCACCAACTCCCAGGCGCCCGACGGCCGGAGGAAGAGCGAGGCGGGCAGTGGAGCTGCCAGCAGCTCTGGGGAAGACAAGGAGAAT GATGGATTTGTCTTCAAGATGCCATGGAAGCCCACACATCCCAGCTCTACCCATGCTCTGGCAGAGTGGGCCAGCCGCAGGGAAGCCTTTGCCCAGAGACCCAGCTCGGCCCCCGACCTGATG TGTCTCAGTCCTGACCGGAAGATGGAAGTGGAGGAGCTCAGCCCCCTGGCCCTAGGTCGCTTCTCTCTGACCCCTGCAGAGGGGGATACTGAGGAAGATGATGGATTTGTGGACATCCTAGAGAGTGACTTAAAG GATGATGATGCAGTTCCCCCAGGCATGGAGAGTCTCATTAGTGCCCCACTGGTCAAGACcttggaaaaggaagaggaaaag GACCTCGTCATGTACAGCAAGTGCCAGCGGCTCTTCCGCTCTCCGTCCATGCCCTGCAGCGTGATCCGGCCCATCCTCAAGAGGCTGGAGCGGCCCCAGGACAGGGACACGCCCGTGCAGAATAAGCGGAGGCGGAGCGTGACCCCTCCTGAGGAgcagcaggaggctgaggaaccT AAAGCCCGCGTCCTCCGCTCAAAATCACTGTGTCACGATGAGATCGAGAACCTCCTGGACAGTGACCACCGAGAGCTGATTGGAGATTACTCTAAG gCCTTCCTCCTACAGACAGTAGATGGAAAGCACCAAGACCTCAAGTACATCTCACCAGAAACG ATGGTGGCCCTGTTGACGGGCAAGTTCAGCAACATCGTGGATAAGTTTGTGATTGTAGACTGCAGATACCCCTATGAATATGAAGGCGGGCACATCAAG ACTGCGGTGAACTTGCCCCTGGAACGCGACGCCGAGAGCTTCCTGCTGAAGAGCCCCATTACAGCCTGTAGCCTGGACAAGAGAGTCATCCTCATTTTCCACTGTGAATTCTCATCTGAGCGTGGGCCCCGCAT GTGCCGTTTCATCAGGGAACGAGACCGTGCTGTCAACGACTACCCCAGCCTCTACTACCCCGAGATGTATATCCTGAAAGGCGGCTACAAGGAGTTCTTCCCTCAGCACCCG AACTTCTGTGAACCCCAGGACTACCGGCCCATGAACCACGAGGCCTTCAAGGATGAGCTAAAGACCTTCCGCCTCAAGACTCGCAGCTGGGCTGGGGAGCGGAGCCGGCGGGAGCTCTGTAGCCGGCTGCAGGACCAGTGA
- the CDC25B gene encoding M-phase inducer phosphatase 2 isoform X10, translating to MHSETPKSQVGTLLFRSRSRLTHLSLSRRASESSLSSESSESSDAGLCMDSPSPMDPHMAEQTFEQAIQAASRIIRNEQFAIRRFQSMPVRLLGHSPVLRNITNSQAPDGRRKSEAGSGAASSSGEDKENDGFVFKMPWKPTHPSSTHALAEWASRREAFAQRPSSAPDLMCLSPDRKMEVEELSPLALGRFSLTPAEGDTEEDDGFVDILESDLKDLVMYSKCQRLFRSPSMPCSVIRPILKRLERPQDRDTPVQNKRRRSVTPPEEQQEAEEPKARVLRSKSLCHDEIENLLDSDHRELIGDYSKAFLLQTVDGKHQDLKYISPETMVALLTGKFSNIVDKFVIVDCRYPYEYEGGHIKTAVNLPLERDAESFLLKSPITACSLDKRVILIFHCEFSSERGPRMCRFIRERDRAVNDYPSLYYPEMYILKGGYKEFFPQHPNFCEPQDYRPMNHEAFKDELKTFRLKTRSWAGERSRRELCSRLQDQ from the exons CGAAACCCCAAAGAGTCAGGTAGGGACCCTGCTCTTCCGCAGCCGCAGCCGCCTGACGCACCTATCCCTGTCTCGACGGGCATCCGAATCCTCCCTGTCGTCTGAATCCTCCGAATCTTCTGATGCAG GTCTCTGCATGGATTCCCCCAGCCCTATGGACCCCCACATGGCGGAGCAGAC GTTTGAACAGGCCATCCAGGCAGCCAGCCGGATCATTCGAAA CGAGCAGTTTGCCATCAGACGCTTCCAGTCTATGCCG GTGAGGCTGCTGGGCCACAGCCCCGTGCTTCGGAACATCACCAACTCCCAGGCGCCCGACGGCCGGAGGAAGAGCGAGGCGGGCAGTGGAGCTGCCAGCAGCTCTGGGGAAGACAAGGAGAAT GATGGATTTGTCTTCAAGATGCCATGGAAGCCCACACATCCCAGCTCTACCCATGCTCTGGCAGAGTGGGCCAGCCGCAGGGAAGCCTTTGCCCAGAGACCCAGCTCGGCCCCCGACCTGATG TGTCTCAGTCCTGACCGGAAGATGGAAGTGGAGGAGCTCAGCCCCCTGGCCCTAGGTCGCTTCTCTCTGACCCCTGCAGAGGGGGATACTGAGGAAGATGATGGATTTGTGGACATCCTAGAGAGTGACTTAAAG GACCTCGTCATGTACAGCAAGTGCCAGCGGCTCTTCCGCTCTCCGTCCATGCCCTGCAGCGTGATCCGGCCCATCCTCAAGAGGCTGGAGCGGCCCCAGGACAGGGACACGCCCGTGCAGAATAAGCGGAGGCGGAGCGTGACCCCTCCTGAGGAgcagcaggaggctgaggaaccT AAAGCCCGCGTCCTCCGCTCAAAATCACTGTGTCACGATGAGATCGAGAACCTCCTGGACAGTGACCACCGAGAGCTGATTGGAGATTACTCTAAG gCCTTCCTCCTACAGACAGTAGATGGAAAGCACCAAGACCTCAAGTACATCTCACCAGAAACG ATGGTGGCCCTGTTGACGGGCAAGTTCAGCAACATCGTGGATAAGTTTGTGATTGTAGACTGCAGATACCCCTATGAATATGAAGGCGGGCACATCAAG ACTGCGGTGAACTTGCCCCTGGAACGCGACGCCGAGAGCTTCCTGCTGAAGAGCCCCATTACAGCCTGTAGCCTGGACAAGAGAGTCATCCTCATTTTCCACTGTGAATTCTCATCTGAGCGTGGGCCCCGCAT GTGCCGTTTCATCAGGGAACGAGACCGTGCTGTCAACGACTACCCCAGCCTCTACTACCCCGAGATGTATATCCTGAAAGGCGGCTACAAGGAGTTCTTCCCTCAGCACCCG AACTTCTGTGAACCCCAGGACTACCGGCCCATGAACCACGAGGCCTTCAAGGATGAGCTAAAGACCTTCCGCCTCAAGACTCGCAGCTGGGCTGGGGAGCGGAGCCGGCGGGAGCTCTGTAGCCGGCTGCAGGACCAGTGA
- the CDC25B gene encoding M-phase inducer phosphatase 2 isoform X7: MHSETPKSQVGTLLFRSRSRLTHLSLSRRASESSLSSESSESSDAGLCMDSPSPMDPHMAEQTFEQAIQAASRIIRNEQFAIRRFQSMPVRLLGHSPVLRNITNSQAPDGRRKSEAGSGAASSSGEDKENDGFVFKMPWKPTHPSSTHALAEWASRREAFAQRPSSAPDLMCLSPDRKMEVEELSPLALGRFSLTPAEGDTEEDDGFVDILESDLKDDDAVPPGMESLISAPLVKTLEKEEEKDLVMYSKCQRLFRSPSMPCSVIRPILKRLERPQDRDTPVQNKRRRSVTPPEEQQEAEEPKARVLRSKSLCHDEIENLLDSDHRELIGDYSKAFLLQTVDGKHQDLKYISPETMVALLTGKFSNIVDKFVIVDCRYPYEYEGGHIKTAVNLPLERDAESFLLKSPITACSLDKRVILIFHCEFSSERGPRMCRFIRERDRAVNDYPSLYYPEMYILKGGYKEFFPQHPNFCEPQDYRPMNHEAFKDELKTFRLKTRSWAGERSRRELCSRLQDQ, translated from the exons CGAAACCCCAAAGAGTCAGGTAGGGACCCTGCTCTTCCGCAGCCGCAGCCGCCTGACGCACCTATCCCTGTCTCGACGGGCATCCGAATCCTCCCTGTCGTCTGAATCCTCCGAATCTTCTGATGCAG GTCTCTGCATGGATTCCCCCAGCCCTATGGACCCCCACATGGCGGAGCAGAC GTTTGAACAGGCCATCCAGGCAGCCAGCCGGATCATTCGAAA CGAGCAGTTTGCCATCAGACGCTTCCAGTCTATGCCG GTGAGGCTGCTGGGCCACAGCCCCGTGCTTCGGAACATCACCAACTCCCAGGCGCCCGACGGCCGGAGGAAGAGCGAGGCGGGCAGTGGAGCTGCCAGCAGCTCTGGGGAAGACAAGGAGAAT GATGGATTTGTCTTCAAGATGCCATGGAAGCCCACACATCCCAGCTCTACCCATGCTCTGGCAGAGTGGGCCAGCCGCAGGGAAGCCTTTGCCCAGAGACCCAGCTCGGCCCCCGACCTGATG TGTCTCAGTCCTGACCGGAAGATGGAAGTGGAGGAGCTCAGCCCCCTGGCCCTAGGTCGCTTCTCTCTGACCCCTGCAGAGGGGGATACTGAGGAAGATGATGGATTTGTGGACATCCTAGAGAGTGACTTAAAG GATGATGATGCAGTTCCCCCAGGCATGGAGAGTCTCATTAGTGCCCCACTGGTCAAGACcttggaaaaggaagaggaaaag GACCTCGTCATGTACAGCAAGTGCCAGCGGCTCTTCCGCTCTCCGTCCATGCCCTGCAGCGTGATCCGGCCCATCCTCAAGAGGCTGGAGCGGCCCCAGGACAGGGACACGCCCGTGCAGAATAAGCGGAGGCGGAGCGTGACCCCTCCTGAGGAgcagcaggaggctgaggaaccT AAAGCCCGCGTCCTCCGCTCAAAATCACTGTGTCACGATGAGATCGAGAACCTCCTGGACAGTGACCACCGAGAGCTGATTGGAGATTACTCTAAG gCCTTCCTCCTACAGACAGTAGATGGAAAGCACCAAGACCTCAAGTACATCTCACCAGAAACG ATGGTGGCCCTGTTGACGGGCAAGTTCAGCAACATCGTGGATAAGTTTGTGATTGTAGACTGCAGATACCCCTATGAATATGAAGGCGGGCACATCAAG ACTGCGGTGAACTTGCCCCTGGAACGCGACGCCGAGAGCTTCCTGCTGAAGAGCCCCATTACAGCCTGTAGCCTGGACAAGAGAGTCATCCTCATTTTCCACTGTGAATTCTCATCTGAGCGTGGGCCCCGCAT GTGCCGTTTCATCAGGGAACGAGACCGTGCTGTCAACGACTACCCCAGCCTCTACTACCCCGAGATGTATATCCTGAAAGGCGGCTACAAGGAGTTCTTCCCTCAGCACCCG AACTTCTGTGAACCCCAGGACTACCGGCCCATGAACCACGAGGCCTTCAAGGATGAGCTAAAGACCTTCCGCCTCAAGACTCGCAGCTGGGCTGGGGAGCGGAGCCGGCGGGAGCTCTGTAGCCGGCTGCAGGACCAGTGA
- the CDC25B gene encoding M-phase inducer phosphatase 2 isoform X9, giving the protein MHSRSRLTHLSLSRRASESSLSSESSESSDAGLCMDSPSPMDPHMAEQTFEQAIQAASRIIRNEQFAIRRFQSMPVRLLGHSPVLRNITNSQAPDGRRKSEAGSGAASSSGEDKENDGFVFKMPWKPTHPSSTHALAEWASRREAFAQRPSSAPDLMCLSPDRKMEVEELSPLALGRFSLTPAEGDTEEDDGFVDILESDLKDDDAVPPGMESLISAPLVKTLEKEEEKDLVMYSKCQRLFRSPSMPCSVIRPILKRLERPQDRDTPVQNKRRRSVTPPEEQQEAEEPKARVLRSKSLCHDEIENLLDSDHRELIGDYSKAFLLQTVDGKHQDLKYISPETMVALLTGKFSNIVDKFVIVDCRYPYEYEGGHIKTAVNLPLERDAESFLLKSPITACSLDKRVILIFHCEFSSERGPRMCRFIRERDRAVNDYPSLYYPEMYILKGGYKEFFPQHPNFCEPQDYRPMNHEAFKDELKTFRLKTRSWAGERSRRELCSRLQDQ; this is encoded by the exons CCGCAGCCGCCTGACGCACCTATCCCTGTCTCGACGGGCATCCGAATCCTCCCTGTCGTCTGAATCCTCCGAATCTTCTGATGCAG GTCTCTGCATGGATTCCCCCAGCCCTATGGACCCCCACATGGCGGAGCAGAC GTTTGAACAGGCCATCCAGGCAGCCAGCCGGATCATTCGAAA CGAGCAGTTTGCCATCAGACGCTTCCAGTCTATGCCG GTGAGGCTGCTGGGCCACAGCCCCGTGCTTCGGAACATCACCAACTCCCAGGCGCCCGACGGCCGGAGGAAGAGCGAGGCGGGCAGTGGAGCTGCCAGCAGCTCTGGGGAAGACAAGGAGAAT GATGGATTTGTCTTCAAGATGCCATGGAAGCCCACACATCCCAGCTCTACCCATGCTCTGGCAGAGTGGGCCAGCCGCAGGGAAGCCTTTGCCCAGAGACCCAGCTCGGCCCCCGACCTGATG TGTCTCAGTCCTGACCGGAAGATGGAAGTGGAGGAGCTCAGCCCCCTGGCCCTAGGTCGCTTCTCTCTGACCCCTGCAGAGGGGGATACTGAGGAAGATGATGGATTTGTGGACATCCTAGAGAGTGACTTAAAG GATGATGATGCAGTTCCCCCAGGCATGGAGAGTCTCATTAGTGCCCCACTGGTCAAGACcttggaaaaggaagaggaaaag GACCTCGTCATGTACAGCAAGTGCCAGCGGCTCTTCCGCTCTCCGTCCATGCCCTGCAGCGTGATCCGGCCCATCCTCAAGAGGCTGGAGCGGCCCCAGGACAGGGACACGCCCGTGCAGAATAAGCGGAGGCGGAGCGTGACCCCTCCTGAGGAgcagcaggaggctgaggaaccT AAAGCCCGCGTCCTCCGCTCAAAATCACTGTGTCACGATGAGATCGAGAACCTCCTGGACAGTGACCACCGAGAGCTGATTGGAGATTACTCTAAG gCCTTCCTCCTACAGACAGTAGATGGAAAGCACCAAGACCTCAAGTACATCTCACCAGAAACG ATGGTGGCCCTGTTGACGGGCAAGTTCAGCAACATCGTGGATAAGTTTGTGATTGTAGACTGCAGATACCCCTATGAATATGAAGGCGGGCACATCAAG ACTGCGGTGAACTTGCCCCTGGAACGCGACGCCGAGAGCTTCCTGCTGAAGAGCCCCATTACAGCCTGTAGCCTGGACAAGAGAGTCATCCTCATTTTCCACTGTGAATTCTCATCTGAGCGTGGGCCCCGCAT GTGCCGTTTCATCAGGGAACGAGACCGTGCTGTCAACGACTACCCCAGCCTCTACTACCCCGAGATGTATATCCTGAAAGGCGGCTACAAGGAGTTCTTCCCTCAGCACCCG AACTTCTGTGAACCCCAGGACTACCGGCCCATGAACCACGAGGCCTTCAAGGATGAGCTAAAGACCTTCCGCCTCAAGACTCGCAGCTGGGCTGGGGAGCGGAGCCGGCGGGAGCTCTGTAGCCGGCTGCAGGACCAGTGA
- the CDC25B gene encoding M-phase inducer phosphatase 2 isoform X12, producing MDAFPGSHMAPLRFEQAIQAASRIIRNEQFAIRRFQSMPVRLLGHSPVLRNITNSQAPDGRRKSEAGSGAASSSGEDKENDGFVFKMPWKPTHPSSTHALAEWASRREAFAQRPSSAPDLMCLSPDRKMEVEELSPLALGRFSLTPAEGDTEEDDGFVDILESDLKDDDAVPPGMESLISAPLVKTLEKEEEKDLVMYSKCQRLFRSPSMPCSVIRPILKRLERPQDRDTPVQNKRRRSVTPPEEQQEAEEPKARVLRSKSLCHDEIENLLDSDHRELIGDYSKAFLLQTVDGKHQDLKYISPETMVALLTGKFSNIVDKFVIVDCRYPYEYEGGHIKTAVNLPLERDAESFLLKSPITACSLDKRVILIFHCEFSSERGPRMCRFIRERDRAVNDYPSLYYPEMYILKGGYKEFFPQHPNFCEPQDYRPMNHEAFKDELKTFRLKTRSWAGERSRRELCSRLQDQ from the exons ATGGATGCCTTTCCTGGCAGCCATATGGCCCCGCTGAG GTTTGAACAGGCCATCCAGGCAGCCAGCCGGATCATTCGAAA CGAGCAGTTTGCCATCAGACGCTTCCAGTCTATGCCG GTGAGGCTGCTGGGCCACAGCCCCGTGCTTCGGAACATCACCAACTCCCAGGCGCCCGACGGCCGGAGGAAGAGCGAGGCGGGCAGTGGAGCTGCCAGCAGCTCTGGGGAAGACAAGGAGAAT GATGGATTTGTCTTCAAGATGCCATGGAAGCCCACACATCCCAGCTCTACCCATGCTCTGGCAGAGTGGGCCAGCCGCAGGGAAGCCTTTGCCCAGAGACCCAGCTCGGCCCCCGACCTGATG TGTCTCAGTCCTGACCGGAAGATGGAAGTGGAGGAGCTCAGCCCCCTGGCCCTAGGTCGCTTCTCTCTGACCCCTGCAGAGGGGGATACTGAGGAAGATGATGGATTTGTGGACATCCTAGAGAGTGACTTAAAG GATGATGATGCAGTTCCCCCAGGCATGGAGAGTCTCATTAGTGCCCCACTGGTCAAGACcttggaaaaggaagaggaaaag GACCTCGTCATGTACAGCAAGTGCCAGCGGCTCTTCCGCTCTCCGTCCATGCCCTGCAGCGTGATCCGGCCCATCCTCAAGAGGCTGGAGCGGCCCCAGGACAGGGACACGCCCGTGCAGAATAAGCGGAGGCGGAGCGTGACCCCTCCTGAGGAgcagcaggaggctgaggaaccT AAAGCCCGCGTCCTCCGCTCAAAATCACTGTGTCACGATGAGATCGAGAACCTCCTGGACAGTGACCACCGAGAGCTGATTGGAGATTACTCTAAG gCCTTCCTCCTACAGACAGTAGATGGAAAGCACCAAGACCTCAAGTACATCTCACCAGAAACG ATGGTGGCCCTGTTGACGGGCAAGTTCAGCAACATCGTGGATAAGTTTGTGATTGTAGACTGCAGATACCCCTATGAATATGAAGGCGGGCACATCAAG ACTGCGGTGAACTTGCCCCTGGAACGCGACGCCGAGAGCTTCCTGCTGAAGAGCCCCATTACAGCCTGTAGCCTGGACAAGAGAGTCATCCTCATTTTCCACTGTGAATTCTCATCTGAGCGTGGGCCCCGCAT GTGCCGTTTCATCAGGGAACGAGACCGTGCTGTCAACGACTACCCCAGCCTCTACTACCCCGAGATGTATATCCTGAAAGGCGGCTACAAGGAGTTCTTCCCTCAGCACCCG AACTTCTGTGAACCCCAGGACTACCGGCCCATGAACCACGAGGCCTTCAAGGATGAGCTAAAGACCTTCCGCCTCAAGACTCGCAGCTGGGCTGGGGAGCGGAGCCGGCGGGAGCTCTGTAGCCGGCTGCAGGACCAGTGA